In Candidatus Binatia bacterium, the genomic window CGAGCTCACGACGAAGAGCGTCGTGCCGTCGATCAGTTGCTCTAACGCACGCGCGGCGGTCGTCAGGTCCTCGGAGGTCAAATCACCGATCAGTGCTGGGACGACTTGAACAGCGGGTAGCACCCGTTGCAGGAACGGCAACTGGATCTCCAGGGCATGCTCGGCGTGAAACGGTTCGGGGTCGCTCCGATACAAAGGGGAGTTGAGCAGCACATCCAGGGCGCCACTGTCCACTGGCACCAGGCCCAGAGGCGTTTCGAACGCATCGACCTGGAGCACCGCCACGCCACGAAACGCAGCGAAGTGGCTCGGGGCGAGAATCACCACCCGCCGATAGTGCGCGGCATTCAGTTGCCCATACCCGGCGGCGGCGGCTTGCCCGGAATAGACGTATCCGGCGTGCGGAACGATCAAGCCGATGAGCGGGGAGGAATGAGCAGCTCGGGCCGTGTGCAACAAGTCGTCAACCTGGCGCCGCAGGCGCGGCCCATCTCCCGCATACCAACTTCCCGCCAGATCACTGCGTTTGATATGTGCCATTGTGGGTTGCGAATGCCGCGCCCGCCGCTTCTACGACGGGGCGCATACTGCCTCCGGCCCGGCTGCCGTGTTGAGTTCAGGTCGGAAGAGCAGTTCGCGCTGCGCGCGGATCTCAGGCAGCCGGTAGCAATCAACGCAGGTCACGACCGTGCT contains:
- the amrB gene encoding AmmeMemoRadiSam system protein B, with amino-acid sequence MAHIKRSDLAGSWYAGDGPRLRRQVDDLLHTARAAHSSPLIGLIVPHAGYVYSGQAAAAGYGQLNAAHYRRVVILAPSHFAAFRGVAVLQVDAFETPLGLVPVDSGALDVLLNSPLYRSDPEPFHAEHALEIQLPFLQRVLPAVQVVPALIGDLTSEDLTTAARALEQLIDGTTLFVVSSDFVHYGRRFGYLPFPAEGEEPVRAGVRALDMGAIERACAGEATAFERYVAETGATICGHLPIALFLTMHARRTPGELLAYYTSLDVAGDYEHCVSYASIAFPRSS